The Mytilus trossulus isolate FHL-02 chromosome 3, PNRI_Mtr1.1.1.hap1, whole genome shotgun sequence genome contains a region encoding:
- the LOC134711900 gene encoding ciliary microtubule inner protein 1-like, protein MAGQQQAKKPLSNLNFVHNDEIWKDHVRHEFLSQRCKWPEKWGYLVDEYNSMTLDLLGPNLKTKPSYMNKTTADLKLPPILHHQKRTTNIPETTSRLIGWKAGNQKCKLEIYGKYPKSRGQYGILNLLKWPQESHP, encoded by the exons ATGGCGGGACAACAACAGGCCAAAAAACCTCTTTCTAATCTTAATTTTGTTCATAATGACGAAATTTG GAAAGACCATGTCCGACACGAATTTCTTTCTCAGAGATGTAAATGGCCAGAAAAATGGGGATATCTAGTAGACGAATATAACTCT aTGACCCTTGATTTACTTGGTCCAAATTTGAAAACCAAACCATCATACATGAACAAAACAACAGCGGACCTGAAGTTACCACCTATTCTACACCATCAGAAGCGAACCACGAATATTCCCGAGACAACTTCACGGTTAATTGGATGGAAGGCAGGAAATCAAAAATGCAAGCTAGAAATTTACGGAAAATATCCCAAATCCCGTGGTCAGTACGGAATACTAAATTTACTGAAGTGGCCACAGGAGAGTCATCCATAA